DNA from Mycolicibacterium alvei:
CCGCGGGGCGGCCGCCGGCCGCTGTCGCCTGTCGGATGGCGCCGTGGCGGGCTTTCAACGACCCGAGCCAGGTCGCCTCGTTGGGGGTGATGAGGCCGGCGGCGACCATTCCGGGCAACTTGGCGGCCACCACTCGCTGTTCGCGGCGACGGCTGGTCACGGCGACCACGATCATCCCGATGAAGATCGGCACCATCCAGACGATGTAGACGATGAAGTAGGTTCCGGCCCCGACCAGCGACGAGCCGTTCCACAACCCGTGCATCAGTACGGCACCGAGGTAGCCGGCCAGGATGCACAGCGCCTTGCCGATGCCGCTGCGCCGCTGCAGCGCGAAGTACACCCCGATTGCGGTCATCGTGGTGAACAGCGAGTGCGCGAACGGCGCCATGACCAGGCGCATCGCCGCAGTCAGCAGAGATCCCGCCAGCGAATCCGCGCTGGCGATGTACATGATGTCTTCCAGCCAGGCGAAACCGAGACCGACCAGGCCGGCGTAGACGAGGCAGTCGGTCAGCGAGTTGAGCTCATTGCGGCGCCTGCCGGTCATCATGATCAGCAGGAACAGGCCCTTGGCGGCCTCTTCGATGAACGGGGCCCGGATCGCCACCGCCGCGAAACTGTGTGTAGCGCCAGCCGGGTCGACACCGGGTGTTGCCAGCAATGCTTCGCTGAACAGGCTCAGTACCAGGGACAACACGATGGCAACGGCGGCGCCCCAACCGAAGGCGAGCAGCAACAATCGGGGCGGTTCCGGCTCCCAGCGGTCCAGCCACAGGTAGGCGAACACCGCCCAGGTCATCACGATGCTGGACAGCGTGAACCCGATGATGGCGCCGACGGGGTTGAGCGCGGTGAACAGCAGGACCAGTGCAC
Protein-coding regions in this window:
- a CDS encoding PrsW family intramembrane metalloprotease; amino-acid sequence: MQPTHRYALHVAYNPTPGPVHRPWFPITAPMPRPVRKVGAPLAAIIACGVVIGALVLLFTALNPVGAIIGFTLSSIVMTWAVFAYLWLDRWEPEPPRLLLLAFGWGAAVAIVLSLVLSLFSEALLATPGVDPAGATHSFAAVAIRAPFIEEAAKGLFLLIMMTGRRRNELNSLTDCLVYAGLVGLGFAWLEDIMYIASADSLAGSLLTAAMRLVMAPFAHSLFTTMTAIGVYFALQRRSGIGKALCILAGYLGAVLMHGLWNGSSLVGAGTYFIVYIVWMVPIFIGMIVVAVTSRRREQRVVAAKLPGMVAAGLITPNEATWLGSLKARHGAIRQATAAGGRPAGKAVAAFAAAVVELAFVRDRIDRGFGDAQVYALQQEEVYYVTAARSAAPILHWLANYRAPIQY